The following DNA comes from Oreochromis niloticus isolate F11D_XX linkage group LG23, O_niloticus_UMD_NMBU, whole genome shotgun sequence.
GTTCCAATTTTTTTCccattaggattttttttttttaaacatctggtATTTAAAGTGCTGCCTGCACTACAGTTGCATTACACAGGCCAAAATGCGTTGACCTCTGTAGACCCTTTTCTTCCTCATGCACCTCTGAACGTAGGTGAAGTTATGCTAGaagtctctgttttgttttcagtagGCAGAAGACTGACTGAGTAACtcaaaaacagtaaataaataaataaaacagtaaatataaaaacagtgGATAGGTAGGACTTCCACTGATATATGAACCTGCATGTTCTTGACAGACTGACTGCTGTCCATTCCTTTTTGTGACTGGAAGAAAATCCCTGTTAACAGGGTAATGTGCTGTAATACTCACAGTTGTGGTTTTTAAAGGTTCATTGTGAAATTTCTGAAAAGACCTTTGCTCTTTTTTATCAGCTTGCAGCGTCATTACTGTTTCCAGCTTTTCCAACAGACAGACTCAACTTAAAATATAAACCGATCATTGTTCATTCATGAGTAAAGGACAAACTAGTTCATCGGTCACTCTGCGTCCTTTTCTGGAGGATCAGGAAGACTCTCTGCATCTCATTATTGCTTCTGTAAGAGGGTGAAGTCCATTGTATTCCATAATGTTTTGTGCACATATTTCACTCcatgtttaatattttttccatgTTACTTCTGGAAAATATGTGCATAAAGtataaaactgagaaaaaatgtGACAGCGgctgatggcagcaaaaagtTTACACAGGAGTTAAGTTTTTTTCGACTATGGTCTCATGCAGTTGATGATTTAAATGGATTACACATCCattattttccattttaaaatacatgaagGACTGTTAGTTCAGATCAATTATTAACAAGTGATAGCATGCTCACAGTGGTCTGTGTTCAAGGCAAATGTGTGTCTTTTTATAGGGCTTTCCTGCAATCAGTATAGCCGACTGTTACAAGGACTTTTTACTTTCACAAAGAGACAATGCTTATCTCTGTAAGGCTGAGCTTTGTGGTGCTGCTGTCAGCAGTGGGCACAGCAACAATAGAGAGGTGAGTTTTCTTCATTAGATAAGTTTGATCGTTTTTCTAAATAGATGAACTACCTTCAAAATATCAGTTACTGTACTTTCAGGTTCTtagcatatatatacatatatacatatatatatatatataattattttgAATTATGTTTGGTTTGGTCTCAAATGTGGGTGACGTAGTCCTGTACTAGACCTATTTTGTTGCGATATGTTTAGAATGTCGTTTGGCAAAAAatgtagggggaaaaaaggcatTATTGAGACCTGCAAGTTGTTCATAACTCAAACTGCAGAGATGTCTTAATGACAAACACCTGAATGAACTCTTTCCTGAAATTCCTGAATTTTCTGCTTCTGAAATCAGATAAAattgaggttattgtactcgaccccaaaaatcttagaaacattgTCTAACCACACTGGATGGAATTACCATGaactccagtaacactgtgaggaatcttctAGTGATCATTTCTCGAGGATATATCCTTCAATGcgcatatatataaaaatatgtaggacctgttttcttgtgtttatttaaggagcttggaaagaaaagctacTGGACTTCTTAAAATTTCTTGAAGACATTTGTGTGACCTATTGAGATAAACTGACGCAAGATGTGAGTGGGCTTTAAGGCACCTAGGAAGgaatctcaaaactggattgtaggtggcagacagttggtgccATAAACTGTGTTTGTGCAATATCTCTACAATTGGAAACATCCTGCCTCAcggtgatgctgaaaaactagttcatgcatgtATTACTTCTATAGGCTGGACTATTGTAACTTATTAATATTAGGTTGTTCAAAAACCTCCATGAAAAGCTTTCaattgatccaaaatgctgcagcaagagtagcTGCGGatgacagcttttttttttttttcaattaattcTAGGTTTTAGAAATTTGCAAATCAGAGTAATCAACAACAATATTTGGTTTTAGAAGCCGTAACAGAAATCTGCCTTAGAGCTAATATTGACGACTTTACCTAGTGCTCATCTATTTAATCTACAACTGTGAATAATTTATCATGTACAACATCCCAGAAATTTGAAATAGTCAAGTAAGTTTAGGTATCTTAACATTAAAATTAAGAACAGTACCTAATGTAGAAATGTATGATATTTTAATGCCTTTAAAACTGTTAGAAATTGAGTATTGCAGCCTTGTAACTAAAAACTACAATATTGATAAAACAGCAGACTATTATGAGGTatgatcagtgttgggaaggttacttttaaaatgtattccactacagattacagaatacatgccccaaaatgtattttgtaacgtattccattacgttactcaatgagagtaacgtattctgaatactttggattacttaatatattatcatgctttttacaactacatgaatgtactattgctgtgtgatttattactattgctGAAGGTTACCCGCCATACCAacaccaactagatttttaaatcttaatataaaatgaataacagtagggtggacaataggtaaggctgcacttttagCAGCAATCTGGTATAGAAAACTAATCCGCACATATATATAACAGTCCCGGGGTTCCGAAACGTAAAGGCGTAAAAtcgtaaagggacctctggctaacacgtcgggttccgtgtcgggctcgtagctgaaaactagctttactttgttgtctgggtcttTGATAgcaagacacagagagaggcgttgaaaggctgctccaacggaacttattgtttcggagaaAAAcgcgaacacagtgtacagtcgagtcttaatagcttacttacaactgggcttgtcaggcactctttttggctgtagtggttattattatatttgcatgcttccatctcccgtttctgctcggtgacaAGTCGTACTTTTCCActcttttttctccctccctgcgctcacagacacatgtaTGGcggtccattctccctgcagcacagactacactgcccatgaggctacattctttagggctatgcctgtaacactctgcctattgttttcatattaaataactttttgaataataatttttttaaatatttcttcacgtcattatgcgggctgcaagtaggggtgacatgggacgcgagattgagacacaggctttagagcctcttaatgcatGTTTTGGTTGGGTTTCCAGCGGCGTGGAATTAcaaaaaatagagagggcatagccgaACATatcaaacaggaaaagaccgccgtgtaatccatttatttcaacaaagtaactgtactCTGAATACcatgtttttaaacagtaactgtaacggaatacagttactcatattttgtattttaaatacataacggcggtacatgtattccgttactccccaacactgggtATGATCCACTTCCACTGCTTCTCatgtttctcttgttttttatgTCCAACAGAGTGCAGTATGACCACTATAAATACCACCCTTTGACAGAGGTGAGATggctgagacacacacacacatcattttatttctatatacGTATATATCGCAATAGAAGTCTGACTATATTGAATGAAACCCGAATATATTGAATAAAAGCTAACTACAGAGGCTCTGGTGCCATGCTGTGTTTTAGATGTGTATTATAGCATGTTATGTTGCTACAAGAAGTACCCCCCCTATGAATAAGTAAACAGGTAAGCAAcgttcaaataataataatactaatagtAATAACAGGGTTCACTGTTGTACTACTGGTGATGAAATTTAGTCAATAAATCAGTATATTCTGTCAGAAGACCAGATGTACTGATTTATTTCCAGTGCCTATAACTGACTAAAGGTACTGAAAATATTGACTGCAATACACAGACCCCATGAATTCTCTTAACTTTGGCCAGACCTGGCCGTTGAGCCGACAAGGGAGGGTCCAGCTTTACATAGTTCTTATTTTTGCATGTTTAAAAGAGACTGACTTTGTTTCAGCATCTCATATGGACCTTTAAATTTTGCACTTCGCTCAGTCCAttcgtccatccatccattcgcttccgcttatcctttccagagCTACTTCTTGCAGCAACATCACATGCTATAATATTACACATCTAAAACACAGGATGGCGCCAGAGCTGCTGGAACATCAGTTTTCATTCAATATATTCAGACTTTCATTCAATATATTCAAGATTCATTCCATATATTCGAGTTTCATTTAATATATTGAAactttaaatataatatatataataactTCCTAAAtggcatatacacacacaaaccacaacagaggctccttcacatttttcagATAGTCCAGGACTGTTGTATCTCTCTCTTGACCTCCTCCGTATAGATTGATGGCTATTTGGCTTCAGCATTCCATAAGATTAATTTAAAACTGGTTCCTTGCTAATTTGTTTATTCTAGAGATGCAACACTGGTTTACCCTTTGAGTTAGGCGTCTTGTTATACTTGAATAATTTATAGTGGCTTagactgaaaatgagtaaaaaaaggAAACCATTGTCCAAATGAAACTGTCCAAATGAAAGACCTTTGGAAAGTCTGCAGAACTATTAGTCAAGACCACtccaaaagttaaaaataaactcttGAATCAAAATGTATGTATGACGGATGGGCAAATGCATGGATACGTGGATATTAGAGAAAGACAGCtaaccagtgatgggaataacggcgttacaagtaacggcgttacttttttcagtaacgagtaatctaactaattactattcctatcgttacaacgccgttacagttactaacaaggtaacgcggtccgttactatttttcaacaaacagttgaagctgtgttcagttcaccgcatcttatatcagctgcaggaagtagctgtaagtaatctgggcgctacagctttaagcagctgcgcgctcccgcacggacggtaatcacgatcactgtctagcacaacacctggagctaaggaggcaacacaatcgagtgctgctgtttgactgaggaagaataaagtagtcgtggtaagccgatcacatgaccacttaaagacaaagcaacaaggtgccagtttataaattgtgtcgataggccacgtaaaaccagagtcatgataaacgatatatacgcggcgttttttcctcaatagtttcgccacgttagcgctagcaagcactctctgcttatgagcaaaaaaacaaaacaaaacaggggaagttttaggagtgacggagagagaaagagagagggagagagagaaagagggagagagaaagagagagggagagagagcaggaaaagagagagagagaaagagagagcgagttttgagatgtgagatttgtgacgtttagcgtgtttggagtgtgtagttaatgtgttgtcttgtgtagttagtgtgtagtgttgtggatagttttgtgttgtgtgtcagaacaatgaggcgactgctgtctccaggtagaaacagcagtgatacacctgctgctgtcagacctgcaggtatcaggctgtgatgttctcctttatagtggacagaaatgatttttttggagtggcacaaataatttgtggcatcttattgaagaacagctgattgttctgtaaatagtttgaaatggttatttaaaaaaagggtaaaaggtaaatggatgcaaataactttgttgtttgcaaaacttgtgcataggattttaaaattgacaattaatatttgcatttgaagttataaaatatgattcattaaacatgtttatggttgttacagtaaaaatataactttttctactctgattttatgttttttgtctgattttagatcaattctggttatacagtatgacaaaatgagaacataactgtaaattcaggcacgtgaggttgcgctaaaaagaatgataccaaacaaggcaaagcaaatagtttttaaaggtaaaatgtggagagaaaatcaagagtagtaaaaaaaatggccaattataccctggacgccagagggttaaacgttctttgtttgtttttttaagtaacgcaatagttacttttccaagtaattaattacttttagaatattgtaactcagttactaactcagttacttttttgaagaagtaactagtaactataattgaattactatttgaaagtaacttgcccaacactgcagctaaccagtcaaaagtttgtaAGATTGCACTATATGTTGGTACTCCATTTTACAGATCACTAGCTGGATGGAACAGATGGTAAAGGATCACCCTGACGTTGTAACCGTGGTGAAATATGGAAAGACCTATGAAAGCAGGGATATTAGCTTGCTCAAGGTAAACAAAGTTTCAGATCACAAGCTGGCATATACCAAACAGATACTGATGCACACGGATGTTTGATATTTGTTCTCCAGATTGGCCTGAATactggaaaggaaaagaaagctaTCTGGATGGACTGTGGAATACATGCCAGAGAATGGATCGCTCCAGCCTTCTGCCAGTACTTTGTTAGAGAGGTAAGAGAGCTGCTGTCAATATACCTCCACCAGGACTCATGGGACCCTTCTAGGAGTAAAGTTAATTTTGTTAGCCACATTTATTCTAGAAACAAGAAAATTTCATTTCAAATAATGTCTTGTACATTTTGGTATTACAGGTTTTCCAAACAGGCCAAGCTTCTACAGAAAGGTGTGGAGATAAATCTAACATTTATACTACTTCCTGTTACTTTTTGGGAATAAAAATGAAGTTACttatatggtaaatggcctgtatttgtatagcgcttttactagtcccttAGGACCCCAAaggctttacactacattcagtcatccacccattcacacactggtgatggcaagctacattgtagccacagctgccctggggcgcactgacagaggcgaggctgccggacactggcgccaccgggccctctgaccaccaccagtaggcaacgggtgaagtgtcttgcccaaggacacaacgaccgagactgtccaagctggggctcgaaccagcaaccttccgattacaagacgaacggccaactcttgagccacgattgtgtggctcaagagttgcaTATATGCAGATGATTATTATACTGGGTATTATGTTTTGCTGCAGGTTCATATGTCAgctgtatttttaaatgttctttgaaatatttgaaaaaaattaacatATGAACTTATAGTTTGGTCGCCAATGTGGATGTGGTGGATGTTAAAGagtgaaacaaaataaaacacacacacaaaaagagagatggaaaagaaagaggaaaaaagagatttaCAACAAATCTTATTATTCCATTTGTTGTCCTGATTGTTTTCTGTTGTAAGGGGAAAACATCCTGTCTGTCAAAATGAATATAATTTAATAACTACATGTCCTCCAGTGTGTCAGCCTGCCCCTGATGTGTGTTCATCTGTTCCAAACAGATTCTGCAGACATACAAAACAGATGCCAAAATGGAAGAGATGATGAAGAACGTGGACTTCTACGTCACTCCAGTGCTCAATATAGACGGCTACATCTACACGTGGGAAAATGAGACAGTCAGTCCTCGTATTTGATAGATATTTATCCAATTACATTTCTAGAGTGTGCACTCAGGATCTCAAACCACAGATGAACAGGATATAATAGGAGGATTATTGCTCAAAAACCTTCAGGTGCAAAATAATCTAATGTTTTTACAGTAAGACACatggaataataataaacagcatCAATCGCAGGAAGCATTTAATATCTACAAAAATGTTGTGCTGCCATTTTATGTATGACTGACTGAACATTTTGCTCCACTCAGACTCGACTGTGGAGGAAGAACAGGTCACCAGGTCCTGAGGACTGCGCCTGCTATGGCACCGATCTCAACCGCAACTTTGATGCCAGCTGGGGAAGTGAGTGATGTAACTGTTCTTACTTTGACTGGACCATTGAAAcatcttgattcttttctttttcagctatgtTCACTAATTTGCCGATGTGCTTGGAATCACTGTCCTGTTACATGACACAATCTCATTCAACCTTTAGCTTTCAGATAGAGGTCTCACGTTTCACtgtagaatactttggtatacaggcGTGTATGGCTGACTCAACTCAAACCATCACCTCCCTGACCTTGTAGTGAATTAGCTAAGATGACTACTTCTGGGAAGATGGCAACACTCTTGAATTTTTTCCACTTGAATAACCTTTCTCATTGTGTAATGATGGATTTCAAATTATGTGGAAATGGCATTATAACTTTTCTCAGATCAATAGATAGGAACAGTTACTTCTCTAAGCTTGTATCTTAGCATTTTGTTAACACACACATGAATGCTCCAGCAAACTTGAAAAAACCTCTGCTTCTTTGAGGTGCTtgcacttgctgatgatcagtgtGAATTTGAATAGCAGGACCTTGGTGCTAGTTACCCTTCAAATTCCACAGAAGCAGTAAGGCatgcttctttgtttttttacacactgcttctgcattttggcttatttctcataaaataaataaataaaaagtaatgtGTTGTGTATTGCTGTTCATCTGAGGTAGATGAGACACTGTTTAACTACttgtctctttaaaaaaaaaaattgagggTGGAAAAGCCCAATATGGGTTTTAATGTTCTGGACATTTTatacaggagtcacacatgagTGTTGCGTTTGTAAATCAGGCAGCGGAGGCGACGTCTGGGTTCAACACTTTATTTTAGGTTTACAGCAGCACTCCATCTTTGTTAACTCGCTctactttcttcttctctcctctctcttacCCAGCCTCATTAGCAGCACCCCTGGTCTGACAGGGTAACAGCATGTACTAATTTGCTTCTTTTATTATAGAACCTTGTAAACACAACAATGAGGTTTGACTGGGAAGCAGCCTTTAGTGGCTTTTGGCCAAATTTTACAACCTAACGGGTCACCGCTATGTAAAAAGGTTAACCTTTGTTAAAAGAATTTGAAAACAGAGGTATTATTGTTATATGTGTTTCATATTATCCTCCTTGGCCTCTATTCACAGCCATTGGGGTTTCATTTAACTGCTGCTCAAAATTCTACCCTGGAAGCAAAGCTATGTCTGAGCTTGAGATCAAGGCTGTAACTAACTTCGTAGGAAGCCGAAAGGACAGCTTCCTGTGTTTCCTCAGCATCCACTCCTATGGCCAGATGCTCCTGATTCCCTATGGACACCCCAACTACACCGCCCCCAACTATGATGAGCTGGTATTTATATGCAatgatgcattttatttattcatttatttatttatttattttaattaacatacacacacatgcatcttTATAGCCTGTCAATGACTAATCGTGCatgcatttatattaaaaagGCAAACAGCCAGCAGAATGAGTAATTATTGTTAATTCATCGAGTAGAATAATAGATAAAGGTGGAATGGCAAACAGGTAAATGCATTTGGACGTTCAATGATGATGATAACAAGATTCCACACAAACTATAGAGTTTAAAATATACATAAGGCCTAGTGCAATCATGTTTGAGTGTGCATGCAGACCAAAACACAGCAGGCCGGATGAAAACATAACCAGTACCTTTTATAACTATGTGCAGAGCAGTCCAGAAATTCCAAAAAGCTGACTGAATGCCGGAGCCCGGGTAAAacacagaagcagaaaaaaactaaCAAGGAAACAGCACAGGAAGGGATAACAATGCACCAACAGAGACAGATGGAAAACTACTAAGACAACGGGATACTCAAGGAACTGATAACATTTAAATCTGTATTTACTGCCTACTGAAATCTCCATATCACCACTACATTTTTCATTCAGAACAAGAACAAGGTTGTCTGGATCCATATTTCATTGACTGTATGACAAGTTCTTTGTGATTCCTCAGATGATGGTTGGTCAGGGAGCAACAGAGGCAATGTGGAAGGTTCACCAAACAAACTACA
Coding sequences within:
- the LOC100705398 gene encoding carboxypeptidase O isoform X2, which translates into the protein MLISVRLSFVVLLSAVGTATIERVQYDHYKYHPLTEITSWMEQMVKDHPDVVTVVKYGKTYESRDISLLKIGLNTGKEKKAIWMDCGIHAREWIAPAFCQYFVREILQTYKTDAKMEEMMKNVDFYVTPVLNIDGYIYTWENETTRLWRKNRSPGPEDCACYGTDLNRNFDASWGRSRKDSFLCFLSIHSYGQMLLIPYGHPNYTAPNYDELMMVGQGATEAMWKVHQTNYTVGTPPDVLYPISGSATDWARMQGIPLTYTFELRDNGRYRFELPEDQIQPTCEEAYRGVLYIVTYTHDKTFNGAVANTAVTLSGILLAAGVTGATLR
- the LOC100705398 gene encoding carboxypeptidase O isoform X1, translated to MLISVRLSFVVLLSAVGTATIERVQYDHYKYHPLTEITSWMEQMVKDHPDVVTVVKYGKTYESRDISLLKIGLNTGKEKKAIWMDCGIHAREWIAPAFCQYFVREILQTYKTDAKMEEMMKNVDFYVTPVLNIDGYIYTWENETTRLWRKNRSPGPEDCACYGTDLNRNFDASWGTIGVSFNCCSKFYPGSKAMSELEIKAVTNFVGSRKDSFLCFLSIHSYGQMLLIPYGHPNYTAPNYDELMMVGQGATEAMWKVHQTNYTVGTPPDVLYPISGSATDWARMQGIPLTYTFELRDNGRYRFELPEDQIQPTCEEAYRGVLYIVTYTHDKTFNGAVANTAVTLSGILLAAGVTGATLR